The sequence TTGATCTTTAATCGGCAGCGGATCAGGCTTGTCACATTTTCGATTGGGCTTTTTATAATATGCATGAACATTTGTAAATAATTAATCGACTAGGCCGGGCGGGACGTTAGTAATGGCCCTGCCTTCGCCAATACTTGAACATTGTTTGCCAAAGAATTAACTGTAGAAGTTAAGAGTTGATCTGACAATTGGGATTAAATTTAAGTAACGACACTTATTAATAACCCCAAAATGTCAGATCATGAACTCAGAAACTAAGTTAATCAAATCTCGCGTTGGCCTCCTCAATTTAGCAGAACAATTAAACAACGTTACCCGCGCCTGCAAGCTCATGGGTACCAGCCGTGACAGCTTTTACCGGATCAAAGAGCTTTACCATACTGGCGGGGAAGAGGCCTTGAAGGGAATTAGCCGCCGTAAGCCAATTCCTAAGAATCGTGTGGAACCAGCAGTAGAAGAAGCCGTTGTTAAAATGGCTTTTGACTATCCTGCCTATGGTCAATCCAGGGCCTGCAACGAGCTGCGTAAGCAGGGTGTTTTCATTTCTGCAGCTGGTGTGCGTTGTGTATGGCAAAGGCATGACCTGGCGATTTTTGAAAGAGGCTAAAAGCACTGGAATCTCGTGTTGCCCAGGAGGGGCTTATACTATCCGAAGCCCAGGTTCTCGCCATGGAACGCAAGAAGGAAAAGCTGGAGGCGTTTGGTGAAATCGAAACAGAACATCCAGGATACCTGGTTGCACAAGACACCTACTACGTAGGAACTATCAAAGGGGTTGGCCGGATTTATCAACAAACAGTTACCGACACCTACACCCGTGTTGCCTTTGCAAAGCTCTATACCAGTAAACATGCCATTACATCTGCTGACGTCTTAAATGACCGCGTAATACCCTTCTTTGAGGAACAGGAAATACCTGTATTACGCATGCTAACTGATCGGGGTACCGAGTTCAATGGCCGACCGGAAAACCATGAATATGAGCTTTACCTGCAACTGGAAAATATTGATCATAGTAAAACGAAAGTCCGCCATCCGCAAAGTAATGGGATCTGTGAACGATTGCACCGGACGATGCAAGATGAGTTCTGCGCTGTTACCTTCCGAAGAAAGCTTTATCGTGACCTGGAATCCCTACAGCATGATCTGGATGAATGAATGCAACACTATAACCATGAACGACCTCATAGTGGCCGGTATTGCTTTGGCAAAACGCCTATGCAAACTTTTACGGAATCGCTTAACTTGGCTAAACAGAAGATGTTAAATCAAGCTTCATCGGCCGCCTAAGTTTTAATCCAAACCCTTTTGAAAATTAAAAAGAAAAATCCTCAACTGTCGGATCAACTACTAACTATTACAAAATACCCTATTTTCTTTTTCCCAATTCAGGCCCCTCATTTTTGGAGGATCTATACTTTACCGGTCCCTTTCTTCCATAGCCAGTGCTACCCTTCTTATTTTACCAGTCCGGATATATTTGGCCATGAATACTCACCCTCATTCATACATTGGCTATTGCCTGGTCCACCCTAATCCTCAGTACTGCCAAGTGGTAGATATGCTGGTAAACAAAATCAATGTACTCAGATGCGATTTCCTTGGCTCCCGATAGTGTCTTATCATCAGCTTGTTCAATTGTAATCCAGTAGAGTGCCATGCAATGGCTACTTTATCAATCCTGATTTGAGTCATTAATTTTTTTTATTTTCCAAATAGCCGATCTTCTGGGAGTAACAGTAAAGAATTTGAAATCTGAAATATTAATAACAGTTGGCTTCATGGATTTACTATCAAACATGAAAAGACAATTCTTTGTCTTTCCAATGTATGATAAAGTAGAATCAGACTTAAACACCGAATTATCATTATATGTGATTACTACCTCCTTATTCAATTTCAATACGGCATAAATGTTGTTATCAACAAGTATTATTATTGTAGGCACTATTGTGATTAAAATGAAGGAAAGCCTTAAGGATGTTTTGTTGAATTTTTCTGAAAAACCATTAATATTAATTATAATTAATGTAAGTGGAATGAAGATGATAATTGCTACCCATGGTAAGAATATTCCAAAAAGCCAAATGCCTTGGTTAGGATAAAAACTAAAAACCATATAATTCCCAACTAAATATGTAATAAAAAATTTTGCTAAAAAGGATAAAGTTTTTGCAATTCTTATATGTTTAATTCCATTGTCAATAATCCTTACCCAGCCCATTTCAAGGTATGTATCTAAACTCCAAAGAAACGGAGCTGTAGAGATTAAAAAAGCGACTATTAGGACAATAAATATTAATGGATCGGTCACCCTTGGTATAAATAGAAGCAAACTCTCGCTTAAATCAATAAACTCAAATATATTGATGCCAAAATACTTATAAAAGTAAAAATTATACAGTATACCAAAAGTAAATATCAGAGTAGCAGTTGTTGGTATGTATTTTGACAATTGGCTATAGCTTTCATTAGTTGAATCACTCATGGTATTCAATTTTATATTTTATTGGAAAGTAGGAAATCAATTTCAAACTTGCTTGATTACTTCTCCTCCTCATTATTGCTTCTAATACCATTTTACATTCTATATAAGTGAAAACGGCTTGATTAGTCCACACATATTGGATATCTATTTACAAATATTTCTTTTTCTTTAAAAGAAATCCATCCTCCCATCCAACGGTTTCATAATCTCAGATATACCAAGGTTAGGTATTAGAAGTTCATGGGGGAGGATTTTCCGAAAACCCTTTGATTTGTCCCACTTTTCTGGTGATGGGGTCCCTTTGTCATGTAAGGCGTTGGTCGGTTAATTATTTAAATAAGCATCCCAGTTAATTCGATATTTTTATTAAAAAATGCAAACAGTATTTGTCAAATGGAGGGATAACATTTATAAAGTTGACTATAAGGGCGAGGGTGGCAATTATAATGGAACAATTACTAGAGAGGATTTGATTCCATTCAGTTTTGTTGTACATGATATAGAGACTTATGACTTATCTTTCTCTTCTCCAGGTATTCACTATGAATTGCAGTCCCGAATAATAAGGGCAATTCTTGACTGGGATAACCCAATCCCTGAAACCAAAAGGAAACAAGAGACCTACAGTCAATTTTTTGAGGCTTGGTTCAGAGGGTTTAAATAGGGCTACTGATTTTAAATCCCGTGTAGTTGCCATATCCAATCCTTGCCACTTTATAACCCCCTGCTCCAGCCGCCATATTTCTTGATCCTAATAAAGCAAGAAATTCCTATCTATAATTCCCAAAACGTCAAATTCGGGAGCCAAATCGGCAAATTCGGGAGCGTTTCCCCCCTCATTTTCCCCTACCTTTTTCCCCCACCTCTTTTTTTTCCCCCACCCACCCCTACCGGTTGATCAATCTTTGATACCGTTCAATCAGATTTATGTGCAGTTGGATCAGATTGTTTGGAATGAATGTTTCTGCGCCGTATAGTTATCTAAACAAATCGCAAAACAAAAAAACTTACAATTATGCTCCAGGAACACATCTTCTTCAACGCTGAAAAACATCTCGCTCGCATCCGGATCGCCGATATCATGTTCGTCGAATCCAAACACCGCCATGTCCACATTTTTTGTACCGACAATGTCTGGGATCTCCGGATGTCACTCGACCAGCTCCAAACCAAATTACCATCCAGCATGTTTGTGCGCATTCACCGGTCTTACCTCGTTGCGCTTCAACATATCACTTTCTATATGGACAGTGTTGTTCACCTGGGTGATTTTGAATTGCCGGTGCAGCATGGTAAAGTAAATGAATTTAAAGATGCCATCGATATCATAAACAGGGAACGTCGAAACCGATCAAAATTATTATCCAAATACAAAAAGCTTTAACCGGCTCATACAATAAGCGCCTGCCCGCTCGGCTTACCGGGAGGAGCGGCCCCGGTTACCAGCGCTTTATGATTCCGGTTATGCCAGATTGACGGCTAATGGCCTGGCCGTCTAACTGGCAAATTGTGGGTGTCTGATGAGTGTATTTAAGGACCACCTTAGGACCACATGAAGACCATGTGAAGAACCCTCAAAACACACTCCATCCACCCGCAAAAATCCCTAAATCCAATTTTTGAAAAACTTAAAACTGTCAAAATGGCTCTAGCAAATGATAACGTGATCACCCGTAACATGAGTGGCTCGTTTGGAAGACAGGTCGTCTTTCGTAACCGTAACGGAAAGACCATCGCCTGTAAACCCCCGGTCTTTCGGAAAGACCTTGTTCCTACTCCTGTCCAGGAGGAAAACCGTACAAAATTCCGCGTGGCCCAGGCTTATGCGAAAAAAGCCATCAAAAATGATGCGGTCAAGCTGGCTTACCAGGCAATGGCAAAACCCGGACAAGCTGCCTTTAACGTAGCCTTCACCGATGCTTACCTGGCTCCGGAGATCCTGGGCATCGTTACAGAAAACTACAAGGGTCTGCCGAACCATTCCATCCTGGTTCGTGCCCTGGATGATTTTAAAGTGACCAGTGTTAAAGTGCAGGTTTTTTCTCCTGCAGGGGCGCTGCTGGAAGAAGGCGACGCAGTTGAAGACGAAAACACCATCGACTGGACTTACCTGGCTACAACTGCCAACCCGAACCTTCCCGGCACAACCATCAAAGCCACAGCTATGGATGTACCCGGCAACAAAACAGTGCTGGAATTAACCCTCTGAGCTATGGAACTGCAATTAGAACGTGTGTACTTCCCAACAGGTACTAACGGAATATTGCGGGCAAATGACGAGATCCTTTGTTACACAATTGAATTGCCCTGGCGATACAATATCAGGATGCGTTCCTGCATTCCGGAAGGACGATACCAACTGGTGCTTCGCTACAGCGACCGGCACAAGACCCACCTGCTCTTGCAGGATGTTCCTTCCAGGACGCTGATCCTGGTTCACCCGGCCAACTATGCAGAAAAGGAACTCAGGGGCTGTATTGCCCCGGTTTCCAAACTGGCGGGACCGGGTATGGGGCAGGGATCTTCCAAAGCATTTGCCTGTTTGATGGGCCTCGTTTTTAAATCCTTCAACTATGAAAAACCAGTGTGGCTGACCATTCGTGAGATGCCACGTATTGATCACTTAAAATTTAATATCGTATGAAACAAATGGAAATCGACAGGTTAAACCTGGTGGAACGGCTCTCTTTACCAACGCCAGCCTTATTCTCCAAAATCCGGAATATCGGCCTCTTGCTGGCTGCGGTTAGTAGCGCAATACTTGCAGCACCTGTAACACTCCCGGCAATTGTTACAACCATCGCCGGTTACCTGGCCCTCGCTTCCAGCGTGGCCAGCGCAGTGAGCCAGGTGGCAGTTAAAGGATAAGCGTTGTTCTTTGTTCGTTGATTTGGTTAAAGCCCTGGCCATTCCTGGCCGGGGCAATTTTTGAATAGGAAATTTTTTGCGCAACAAACGACCAAATCGGGAATAAAAAACACTAAATCGGGAGTATTCATTCCGCGGGCAAATTTCCGGTTCAAATATTTTTCTATATGAAATTCACTATCTAGCTTAAACGTAGCATCGTGATAACACAGATCTCACATAACAGGATTGGCAGGATTTTCCTGGTGCCTTTGGATAAAACTGATTATCCGGCAACTAGCCTCAACCTGCACGCTGCTCACAAAGCAAAGGCTTTCCAGGGCACTATTCGTTTGCATGAATATCTCTCTTCCGACGGCTCCCTGTTTTTATTCGCCTATGCGCTGCAACCTGCTGTGGTTCTTAGAAAGCAGGATGATGCTGGTGGACTGAAATTACTGGTGATGGTGCAGGGTAGCCTTACTTTACAGGCAGGCATAAACGAAAAGATCTTCTTAACGGAAGGCAAATTGTGTCTTTTCCGTTCAGCAGATTATACCATTGATCTTCCTGAAGCTACGCAGGTGAGATACTTTCTTTTTGATATCGATCCACTGGTGATTCGTTTCGGCCTGGTTAACCTTTCCGAAGGCCGCTACAACCTTACCGCCACTATGCTGGCTCACCTGGCGGATATTTTGAATCCACCAAAGCAGCTGGCATACCCCGGGCAATGGCTGTCCATGCAGTTGTTGAACCTGCTGTACCAGGTGGGGGAAGAAATTGTGTTGGAAGGGCAGCGCACCAATAGTAATAATTACCATATCGATTTTGCCCACGCGGCAGATGCCTTCATTCATCGCAACCTCGCGCGGAATTTCACCACTAAGGAAATTTCGAAACATGTGGGCCTCAATGAATGCGATCTCAAAAATGCGTTCAGCAATCTTTTTGGAATGGGCATGGGCAAGTGGCAGAATAAACTCCGGATGGAAAGGGCTAAGCAGTTATTACAACAATCGGATAAGTCCATCTTCGATATCGCCATAGAATGTGGTTATGGCGCCCCCAGTTCTTTACGCTACAATTTTCTCATAGAAACCGATCAGACTCCCGCCAACTGGCGCAAAAACAATAAGCTATGAACACGCTAAAACAACGCATAATAGATGTAGGTGCCTATGCCAACGTCACCCCCCGTGCAGCAGAACTGATACAGCGCTTTTTCCT comes from Flavihumibacter fluvii and encodes:
- a CDS encoding helix-turn-helix domain-containing protein, producing the protein MITQISHNRIGRIFLVPLDKTDYPATSLNLHAAHKAKAFQGTIRLHEYLSSDGSLFLFAYALQPAVVLRKQDDAGGLKLLVMVQGSLTLQAGINEKIFLTEGKLCLFRSADYTIDLPEATQVRYFLFDIDPLVIRFGLVNLSEGRYNLTATMLAHLADILNPPKQLAYPGQWLSMQLLNLLYQVGEEIVLEGQRTNSNNYHIDFAHAADAFIHRNLARNFTTKEISKHVGLNECDLKNAFSNLFGMGMGKWQNKLRMERAKQLLQQSDKSIFDIAIECGYGAPSSLRYNFLIETDQTPANWRKNNKL
- a CDS encoding LytR/AlgR family response regulator transcription factor; translation: MLQEHIFFNAEKHLARIRIADIMFVESKHRHVHIFCTDNVWDLRMSLDQLQTKLPSSMFVRIHRSYLVALQHITFYMDSVVHLGDFELPVQHGKVNEFKDAIDIINRERRNRSKLLSKYKKL
- a CDS encoding DUF5675 family protein, with product MELQLERVYFPTGTNGILRANDEILCYTIELPWRYNIRMRSCIPEGRYQLVLRYSDRHKTHLLLQDVPSRTLILVHPANYAEKELRGCIAPVSKLAGPGMGQGSSKAFACLMGLVFKSFNYEKPVWLTIREMPRIDHLKFNIV